One part of the Dysidea avara chromosome 10, odDysAvar1.4, whole genome shotgun sequence genome encodes these proteins:
- the LOC136236386 gene encoding uncharacterized protein produces MAGDFTDLVLKGVEPLGKEVGRGAYGKVYAVKYCETICAAKEIHSVLVEYADPTEMKGIIQSFFGECRQCSKLRHPNVIQFLGVYYPPRSDQKLRLPVMVMEMMDDSLTSFIKKHQEIPEYLKYSILHDVSLGLCYLHRQDPPIIHRDLSSNNILLTKYCVAKISDLGVAKVIKQDGKMTKMTKAPGTQDFMPPEALEHDATYGLPIDVFSFAGIILHTFTQEWPTPSGQTKLDRKTNTLSAFTEVQRRQQYLDKLTGTANKLKSLVEKCLDNNPDLRPPIATICKTIKSYKESYTESSSNKTMELHKKIKKLQAANEELKNNIPPPVIPKKNRPVSTGIVPVVESVHTKWKREAPPLMPALLSGRYRIKWTQLANAPVPMYDAYTATQGNKVFVTGCTSPTPNAKHQVYVYNITTNVWNQLPSPQVSYGIPQVVGDKLAIIGGRMSTTQEWTNKVSTFDNASQTWISYYPDLLSVRAKPGVVTYLEHVIVAGGGKGCLPLEVRTDIEVLNWIENMQWKKVGTTLPEPMWAFSPIISDGNLYIVGFSGVDKLHNSAYSAPVASITAPGSTNTLAKWTKLSPSLYYSTAIVPGSSPIIAVGGQVQGSNSSTSDVTIYNATSKSWIRVSALSFTRSSVAVASVDTNAFIAIGGCITAGNVEVSKSSSVSIVELAQAEYWSTGSM; encoded by the exons ATGGCTGGTGACTTTACCGATCTTGTTCTTAAAGGAGTGGAACCACTTGGCAAAGAAGTGGGCAGGGGAGCCTACGGAAAGGTCTACGCGGTGAAGTACTGTGAAACGATATGTGCAGCCAAAGAAATACATTCAGTTTTGGTGGAATACGCTGACCCGACTGAAATGAAAGGGATAATACAATCGTTCTTTGGAGAATGTCGACAGTGTAGTAAATTACGTCATCCCAACGTTATACAATTCCTTGGAGTATACTATCCACCAAGGAGCGACCAGAAACTGCGACTACCAGTAATGGTTATGGAGATGATGGATGATAGTTTAACATCATTTATAAAAAAGCACCAGGAGATACCTGAGTATTTGAAGTATTCAATACTACACGATGTGTCACTTGGTCTGTGCTACCTTCATCGTCAGGATCCCCCGATTATCCATCGTGATCTCTCATCAAACAATATTCTGTTAACTAAATACTGTGTTGCTAAAATCAGTGACCTCGGGGTGGCAAAAGTGATTAAGCAAGATGGCAAAATGACAAAAATGACGAAAGCGCCGGGGACACAAGATTTTATGCCTCCCGAGGCACTTGAGCATGATGCAACGTATGGACTTCCCATAGATGTGTTTTCATTTGCTGGAATAATTCTGCATACATTTACCCAGGAATGGCCGACTCCATCAGGGCAAACCAAGCTTGATCGTAAAACAAATACATTGTCTGCATTTACTGAGGTTCAGCGTCGTCAGCAGTACCTGGACAAGTTGACTGGAACAGCAAACAAGTTAAAGTCACTTGTGGAAAAATGTCTTGACAACAATCCTGATCTGAGACCTCCCATAGCAACCATCTGTAAAACAATTAAATCTTACAAGGAAAGCTACACAGAAAGCTCTTCAAATAAAACAATGGAACTCCATAAGAAAATTAAGAAATTACAGGCAGCAAATGAGGAGCTGAAAAACAATATACCACCGCCA GTGATACCAAAGAAGAATCGACCTGTTTCAACAGGAATAGTGCCAGTGGTAGAAAGTGTTCACACAAAATGGAAAAGA gAGGCGCCCCCGTTAATGCCTGCACTTCTCAGTGGCCGATATCGGATCAAGTGGACCCAGTTAGCTAATGCTCCAGTTCCTATGTATGACGCCTACACTGCTACACAAGGCAACAAAGTCTTTGTTACAGGCTGCACTAGTCCCACACCAAATGCCAAACATCAAGTATACGTTTATAACATCACCACCAATGTGTGGAACCAATTGCCTTCACCACAAGTTTCTTATGGTATTCCACAAGTAGTTGGTGACAAGTTAGCTATTATTGGAGGACGTATGTCTACTACACAAGAATGGACTAATAAAGTTTCCACATTTGACAATGCTAGCCAAACTTGGATATCATATTATCCTGATCTCCTGTCTGTTAGGGCAAAACCAGGGGTGGTCACTTATCTGGAGCATGTTATTGTTGCTGGAGGAGGCAAAGGTTGTCTACCTTTAGAGGTGCGAACTGATATTGAAGTTCTCAACTGGATTGAAAATATGCAATGGAAGAAAGTGGGCACTACCCTACCTGAACCAATGTGGGCTTTTTCACCAATAATATCTGATGGTAACTTGTACATAGTTGGGTTCTCGGGAGTTGACAAGCTTCACAATTCTGCTTACAGTGCACCAGTGGCCAGCATTACAGCTCCAGGGAGCACGAACACACTTGCCAAATGGACCAAATTGAGTCCATCACTTTACTACAGTACAGCCATTGTCCCTGGCTCATCACCTATTATAGCAGTTGGTGGCCAAGTACAAGGATCAAATTCATCAACTTCTGATGTCACAATCTAcaatgctacaagcaaatcatggATAAGAGTTTCTGCACTGTCATTCACCCGCTCTTCTGTAGCTGTAGCAAGCGTAGATACTAATGCATTCATTGCAATCGGAGGATGTATCACAGCAGGAAATGTTGAGGTCAGCAAATCATCTAGTGTATCTATTGTAGAGTTAGCTCAAGCAGAGTACTGGTCAACAGGTAGCATGTAG
- the LOC136236390 gene encoding triokinase/FMN cyclase-like isoform X2, with amino-acid sequence MSVSLSPCSVPGQEPSFHLEPDEMELGLGIHGEAGIKRTKLQPADTVAKLLVDHMTTTDNYFPLHPSDEVGVVINNLGGTSNLELAVMANATIRYLVDVKKANVTRAYLGSLMTSLEMAGVSVTLIKLTSNWTNLLDDPTSAPAWPNPSLGVGGSHVRFDKPPFLVMSAPPVQSDVTINTESGGVLKACTEQICKSLVDNQALLNELDRGSGDGDCGSTLKSGAQAVLDKLSSFHWDSPSDCLLALSECVGAHMGGTSGAIYALLLTAVANTLFQSDVVDGAVWTRALKSGMEAVMRYGGAKVGDRTMLDALSPAITILEQSSTLDGLKSAVEAAKKGAEATKDMTARSGRASYVSHELLTQPDPGATAVGIWLQAILSALTA; translated from the exons ATGAGTGTCAGCCTGTCACCTTGTAGCGTCCCTGGACAAGAACCTTCCTTCCATCTTGAACCAGATGAAATGGAACTAGGACTAG GCATTCATGGTGAAGCTGGCATTAAGAGAACCAAG TTACAACCTGCTGATACTGTTGCTAAGCTACTagtggatcacatgaccacaacAGATAATTATTTCCCCTTACATCCCAGCGATGAGGTGGGAGTGGTAATTAATAATTTAGGAGGTACATCAAACCTGGAACTAGCAGTGATGGCTAATGCTACAATCAGATACCTTG TGGATGTGAAGAAGGCTAATGTGACGAGGGCATACTTGGGTAGTTTGATGACCTCACTAGAGATGGCTGGAGTGTCGGTCACATTGATCAAGCTAACTTCCAACTGGACAAACCTGTTAG ATGATCCTACTAGTGCTCCGGCATGGCCTAACCCATCACTGGGTGTTGGTGGTAGCCATGTGAGATTTGACAAGCCACCATTTCTTGTCATGTCAGCACCTCCTGTGCAATCTGATGTCACCATTAATACTGAATCAG GAGGAGTGTTAAAGGCGTGTACTGAACAAATATGCAAGTCACTGGTGGATAATCAAGCATTGTTAAATGAACTTGATCGAGGTAGTGGGGATGGTGATTGTGGCAGCACACTCAAGTCAGGAGCACAGG CTGTGTTAGATAAACTGTCATCATTCCACTGGGATAGTCCGAGTGATTGTCTTTTAGCATTATCTGAATGTGTTGGAGCTCACATGGGAGGAACCTCAGGAGCC ATTTATGCACTACTACTAACAGCAGTAGCCAACACATTGTTCCAAAGTGATGTGGTTGATGGTGCAGTATGGACCAGAGCCCTTAAGAGTGGCATGGAGGCTGTAATGAG GTATGGTGGTGCTAAGGTAGGTGATCGGACAATGTTGGATGCCTTATCTCCTGCCATCACCATCCTGGAGCAATCCAGCACATTGGATGGATTAAAGAGTGCAGTAGAG GCAGCTAAGAAAGGTGCAGAGGCTACCAAGGATATGACAGCACGTTCTGGTCGAGCAAGTTATGTCAGTCATGAACTACTCACTCAACCTGATCCTGGAGCCACTGCAGTGGGTATCTGGCTACAAGCCATCCTCTCTGCACTGACTGCGTAA
- the LOC136236390 gene encoding triokinase/FMN cyclase-like isoform X1 — translation MSKKLINQPSSVVDDALKGLAAVYPGLHLLGGHRVIVRADIEVVKSEGKVTILSGGGSGHEPAHAGFVGKGMLSAAIAGSVFTSPPPGDILSAVRCISGSAGTLMIVKNYTGDRLNFGLAAEQAKAEGYKVEMVIVGEDCALPSTVAHAGRRGLCGTILVHKIAGALADRGGTLEEVTVVANAVAGNIATMSVSLSPCSVPGQEPSFHLEPDEMELGLGIHGEAGIKRTKLQPADTVAKLLVDHMTTTDNYFPLHPSDEVGVVINNLGGTSNLELAVMANATIRYLVDVKKANVTRAYLGSLMTSLEMAGVSVTLIKLTSNWTNLLDDPTSAPAWPNPSLGVGGSHVRFDKPPFLVMSAPPVQSDVTINTESGGVLKACTEQICKSLVDNQALLNELDRGSGDGDCGSTLKSGAQAVLDKLSSFHWDSPSDCLLALSECVGAHMGGTSGAIYALLLTAVANTLFQSDVVDGAVWTRALKSGMEAVMRYGGAKVGDRTMLDALSPAITILEQSSTLDGLKSAVEAAKKGAEATKDMTARSGRASYVSHELLTQPDPGATAVGIWLQAILSALTA, via the exons ATGAGTAAAAAGCTGATTAATCAGCCATCTTCTGTTGTTGATGATGCGTTGAAAGGATTAGCAGCAGTTTATCCGGGGTTACACCTTTTAGGTGGGCACAGGGTGATTGTTAGGGCCGACATTGAGGTGGTGAAGAGTGAGGGAAAGGTCACGATTCTTTCTGGAGGAGGTAGTGGACATGAGCCTGCCCATGCGGGATTCGTTGGGAAGGGAATGCTCAGCGCCGCCATTGCTGGCTCTGTATTCACCAGTCCGCCACCCGGAGACATTTTATCCGCAGTGAGATGCATAAGCGGTTCAGCAGGAACACTTATGATAGTTAAAAACTACACTGGCGACCGATTGAACTTTGGATTAGCGGCAGAGCAAGCAAAGGCTGAGGGTTATAAAGTGGAAATGGTGATAGTTGGTGAAGACTGTGCATTACCTAGCACTGTTGCTCATGCTGGTAGGAGAGGATTGTGTGGGACAATACTGGTACATAAG ATAGCAGGGGCACTAGCTGACAGAGGTGGTACACTGGAGGAGGTGACAGTTGTGGCTAATGCTGTAGCTGGTAACATTGCTACCATGAGTGTCAGCCTGTCACCTTGTAGCGTCCCTGGACAAGAACCTTCCTTCCATCTTGAACCAGATGAAATGGAACTAGGACTAG GCATTCATGGTGAAGCTGGCATTAAGAGAACCAAG TTACAACCTGCTGATACTGTTGCTAAGCTACTagtggatcacatgaccacaacAGATAATTATTTCCCCTTACATCCCAGCGATGAGGTGGGAGTGGTAATTAATAATTTAGGAGGTACATCAAACCTGGAACTAGCAGTGATGGCTAATGCTACAATCAGATACCTTG TGGATGTGAAGAAGGCTAATGTGACGAGGGCATACTTGGGTAGTTTGATGACCTCACTAGAGATGGCTGGAGTGTCGGTCACATTGATCAAGCTAACTTCCAACTGGACAAACCTGTTAG ATGATCCTACTAGTGCTCCGGCATGGCCTAACCCATCACTGGGTGTTGGTGGTAGCCATGTGAGATTTGACAAGCCACCATTTCTTGTCATGTCAGCACCTCCTGTGCAATCTGATGTCACCATTAATACTGAATCAG GAGGAGTGTTAAAGGCGTGTACTGAACAAATATGCAAGTCACTGGTGGATAATCAAGCATTGTTAAATGAACTTGATCGAGGTAGTGGGGATGGTGATTGTGGCAGCACACTCAAGTCAGGAGCACAGG CTGTGTTAGATAAACTGTCATCATTCCACTGGGATAGTCCGAGTGATTGTCTTTTAGCATTATCTGAATGTGTTGGAGCTCACATGGGAGGAACCTCAGGAGCC ATTTATGCACTACTACTAACAGCAGTAGCCAACACATTGTTCCAAAGTGATGTGGTTGATGGTGCAGTATGGACCAGAGCCCTTAAGAGTGGCATGGAGGCTGTAATGAG GTATGGTGGTGCTAAGGTAGGTGATCGGACAATGTTGGATGCCTTATCTCCTGCCATCACCATCCTGGAGCAATCCAGCACATTGGATGGATTAAAGAGTGCAGTAGAG GCAGCTAAGAAAGGTGCAGAGGCTACCAAGGATATGACAGCACGTTCTGGTCGAGCAAGTTATGTCAGTCATGAACTACTCACTCAACCTGATCCTGGAGCCACTGCAGTGGGTATCTGGCTACAAGCCATCCTCTCTGCACTGACTGCGTAA